A genomic stretch from Candidatus Kapaibacterium thiocyanatum includes:
- a CDS encoding di-trans,poly-cis-decaprenylcistransferase, whose protein sequence is MVSLQVTCTMGGRVNWSEEQLQPDDRSIQHTLRQTGRIPRHVAVIMDGNGRWAQQRMRPRIDGHREGMESVRDIVKVSSQLGVRYLTLYAFSIENWKRPATEVGFLMRLLESYLRKEVDELHANGVRIRTIGKTNALPKGVQKVLQDAMERTKENEGLTLTLALSYGARWDILRAVQMIALDVRRGKVSPEDLTEEALSSYLQTSFMDDPDLVIRTSGEYRLSNFLLWEAAYAEIYVTERLWPEFRRQDLYLALYDYARRERRFGMTSQQVNHAADREQEEHLSTLRQILNAFK, encoded by the coding sequence ATGGTATCTTTGCAGGTTACATGCACTATGGGAGGAAGAGTGAACTGGTCTGAGGAGCAGCTACAGCCCGACGATCGCTCGATCCAGCATACGTTACGCCAGACCGGACGCATTCCGCGTCACGTGGCCGTCATCATGGACGGAAACGGGCGCTGGGCCCAACAACGTATGCGCCCGCGGATCGACGGCCATCGCGAAGGCATGGAAAGTGTCCGCGATATCGTCAAGGTCTCATCCCAACTGGGAGTGCGATACCTTACCCTTTACGCCTTCTCCATAGAAAACTGGAAGCGCCCCGCTACCGAGGTGGGCTTCCTGATGCGACTGCTCGAATCCTATCTGCGGAAAGAAGTGGACGAACTCCATGCGAACGGGGTCCGTATCCGCACCATCGGCAAGACGAACGCCCTGCCCAAGGGCGTCCAGAAGGTCCTGCAGGACGCGATGGAACGCACGAAGGAGAACGAGGGGCTGACCCTCACCCTGGCGCTGAGCTATGGCGCACGCTGGGACATTCTCCGGGCCGTGCAGATGATCGCCCTGGACGTACGGCGCGGCAAGGTGTCGCCCGAGGATCTTACGGAAGAAGCACTTTCCAGCTATCTGCAGACGTCCTTCATGGACGATCCCGATCTGGTGATCCGGACCAGCGGTGAATACCGGTTGAGCAACTTCCTTCTCTGGGAAGCGGCCTATGCCGAGATCTACGTCACGGAACGGCTCTGGCCGGAATTCCGTCGTCAGGATCTCTATCTCGCGCTCTATGACTATGCGCGCCGCGAACGCCGCTTCGGCATGACGTCCCAGCAGGTGAACCATGCCGCCGATCGCGAACAAGAAGAACATCTCTCCACGCTTCGTCAAATCCTCAATGCGTTCAAGTAA
- a CDS encoding outer membrane protein assembly factor BamA — translation MAGISVDGVAQGTDAETIIAVSGLRVGEEARPDNLVMAVRNLWHRRQFADVRIEKDRETALGVFLVIKVREAPRLRHIVIDGNDDLSEADIRKAVAKNRDDIISPFDVYEIRQAVKKLYEKEGMSFAKIESEVVDIDSANRFDLLLHINEGVEYHVGAIEFEGNKAFSDDELAGAFEDTKTKAWWQFWKSAKFDVTKYKTDIAKLHKFFLNKGYIDGEVLSDTVIYNEETEKVTIRVAVSEGHRVFVRKVMFTGNTVYEEDALKRRFGVEEGEAYNQEKVEQNLEINQDQTDAKSLYSDNGYLMARMVPDLTRVADDSVDITIRVIEGDRYSIRRVEIQGNSKTKDRVIRRELFTRPGDWFNRAAIIRSVRGLGVLNYFNPEAIKPDVRPVDATSVDVVYNLEERSTDTFNASVGFAGAFGLTGSVGVTLNNFNIAEPLRGGAGQILSFQWEFGQASRLQTFQLSFSEPWLFNQPTSVGFSLFDTRQNFNIDVRRTGAQANIGRRFRFPDDFFRGDWSVSFERIQSNVASLFYRQGTNTALTLSQVISRTSYDNLIFPTSGSRFSLSTRVTTGFLGIGTTDFAKVGLNFDMINPLVSINGNPRLVMFLGSELGYVDGITNDTTIPPQEVFYMGGNGLGGFAITPLRGYPDNSIGPVSAEGTNLGGRVQARFVAELRFALSLNPFPIYLLSFAEAGNVWSNLRTADPFGLKRSAGFGVRLLLNPIGLLGFDLGYGFDPVYATGERSGWRFHFQFGR, via the coding sequence ATCGCCGGAATAAGTGTCGACGGTGTGGCCCAGGGAACGGATGCGGAAACCATCATCGCCGTCTCCGGACTGCGCGTAGGCGAGGAAGCACGTCCGGACAACCTCGTGATGGCCGTACGGAACCTGTGGCACCGGCGCCAGTTCGCCGATGTCCGCATCGAAAAGGACCGTGAAACGGCTCTGGGTGTCTTCCTCGTCATCAAGGTGCGCGAGGCGCCGCGTCTGCGTCATATCGTGATCGACGGCAACGACGATCTGTCCGAGGCGGATATCCGCAAGGCCGTGGCCAAGAATCGTGACGACATCATCTCGCCCTTCGACGTCTATGAAATACGTCAGGCCGTGAAGAAGCTCTATGAAAAAGAGGGCATGAGCTTCGCCAAGATCGAAAGTGAAGTCGTCGACATCGACTCGGCCAATCGTTTCGACCTCCTCCTCCATATCAACGAGGGCGTGGAATACCACGTCGGCGCGATCGAATTCGAGGGCAACAAGGCCTTTTCCGATGACGAGCTCGCCGGTGCCTTCGAGGATACGAAGACGAAGGCATGGTGGCAGTTCTGGAAGTCGGCGAAGTTTGACGTCACCAAGTACAAGACCGACATCGCCAAGCTGCACAAGTTCTTCCTGAACAAGGGATATATCGACGGCGAGGTCCTGTCCGATACCGTCATCTACAACGAGGAGACGGAGAAGGTCACGATACGCGTGGCCGTATCCGAAGGGCATCGGGTCTTCGTGCGGAAGGTGATGTTCACGGGCAATACCGTGTACGAGGAAGATGCCCTGAAGCGCCGTTTCGGCGTCGAGGAAGGCGAGGCCTACAATCAGGAAAAGGTGGAGCAGAATCTCGAGATCAACCAGGATCAGACCGACGCGAAGTCGCTGTATTCGGATAACGGTTATCTCATGGCACGTATGGTGCCCGATCTCACGCGCGTCGCCGACGACTCCGTCGACATCACGATCCGTGTGATCGAAGGGGACCGGTATTCGATTCGCCGCGTGGAGATCCAGGGTAATTCGAAGACCAAGGATCGCGTCATCCGACGTGAGCTCTTCACGAGGCCGGGCGACTGGTTCAATCGGGCCGCCATCATCCGCAGCGTGCGCGGGCTCGGCGTCCTCAACTACTTCAATCCCGAGGCCATCAAGCCCGACGTACGTCCCGTCGATGCAACGAGCGTCGACGTCGTCTACAATCTCGAAGAACGTTCCACGGACACCTTCAACGCATCCGTCGGCTTCGCCGGTGCCTTCGGTCTAACGGGCTCCGTAGGCGTCACGCTCAACAACTTCAACATCGCCGAACCGCTGCGTGGCGGTGCCGGACAGATCCTGTCGTTCCAGTGGGAATTCGGTCAGGCCTCGCGTCTGCAGACCTTCCAGCTCTCCTTCAGCGAGCCGTGGCTCTTCAACCAGCCTACGAGCGTCGGTTTCAGTCTGTTCGATACGCGGCAGAATTTCAACATCGACGTACGTCGTACGGGGGCCCAGGCCAACATCGGCCGCCGCTTCCGTTTCCCCGATGACTTCTTCCGCGGCGACTGGTCGGTTTCCTTCGAGCGCATCCAGAGCAACGTGGCCAGCCTCTTCTATCGTCAGGGTACGAACACCGCCCTTACGCTGTCGCAGGTGATTTCGCGGACCAGCTACGACAACCTCATCTTCCCGACGAGCGGCTCGCGGTTCTCGCTGAGCACGCGCGTCACGACGGGCTTCCTCGGCATCGGTACGACGGACTTCGCCAAGGTCGGTCTCAATTTCGACATGATCAACCCGCTCGTGAGCATCAACGGCAATCCGCGTCTCGTCATGTTCCTCGGCAGCGAGCTCGGATACGTGGACGGCATCACGAACGATACGACCATCCCGCCGCAGGAAGTCTTCTACATGGGTGGTAACGGTCTCGGTGGATTCGCCATCACGCCACTGCGCGGTTATCCCGACAACTCCATCGGACCCGTCAGTGCGGAAGGAACGAACCTCGGGGGACGTGTCCAGGCGCGCTTCGTGGCCGAATTGAGGTTCGCACTCTCACTCAATCCGTTCCCGATCTATTTGCTTAGTTTTGCCGAGGCGGGAAATGTGTGGTCCAACCTCCGCACGGCCGATCCCTTCGGTCTCAAACGCTCCGCCGGTTTTGGTGTTCGCCTCCTGTTGAATCCCATCGGTCTGCTCGGCTTCGACCTCGGTTACGGGTTCGATCCGGTGTATGCCACGGGGGAACGATCCGGGTGGCGATTCCACTTCCAGTTCGGGCGTTGA
- a CDS encoding UDP-3-O-(3-hydroxymyristoyl)glucosamine N-acyltransferase, which produces MNSDSTLRGFSVRQLSDMVGGDVQGDGTVHITGINRIEFARQGELTFVASEKYVKFLSLTQASCVIVSKDLASYVPAGRTIILADDAYRAFVIVMQHFFPPLRMEEGLRHPAASIHPSARVHPTASVGAGCVVSEGCDVGPNVQMFANVVLYPGTRVGDGTIIHANVVCAAGTRIGAHCIVHAGAIIGCDGFGFLENTDGSYEKIPQVGIVEVGDHVEIGANTTIDRAAVGKTLIGNGVKLDNLVHIAHGVTVGDNTAIAAQAGISGSTRLGERNRIAGQVGVVGHISTANDVVIEAQSGVSKSITTSGAYFGSPAKEHKTAIRMEAALRQLPQLLQEFRELQRRVEELTSGGTNE; this is translated from the coding sequence ATGAACAGTGATTCGACCCTGCGTGGTTTTTCCGTACGACAGCTTTCCGATATGGTGGGCGGCGACGTGCAGGGTGACGGTACCGTACACATTACGGGGATCAATCGCATTGAATTCGCGCGGCAGGGAGAACTGACCTTCGTCGCGAGCGAGAAGTACGTCAAGTTCCTCTCCCTCACGCAGGCATCCTGCGTCATCGTGTCGAAGGACCTTGCGTCCTACGTTCCGGCAGGACGGACGATCATCCTTGCGGATGATGCCTATCGTGCATTCGTGATCGTGATGCAGCATTTCTTCCCTCCGCTCCGCATGGAGGAAGGACTGCGCCATCCCGCGGCATCCATCCATCCGTCCGCCCGTGTCCATCCTACGGCGTCGGTCGGTGCCGGATGCGTCGTCAGCGAAGGATGTGACGTCGGTCCCAACGTACAGATGTTCGCCAACGTCGTGCTCTATCCGGGCACGAGGGTAGGCGATGGTACGATCATCCACGCCAACGTCGTTTGTGCCGCCGGTACGCGTATCGGTGCGCACTGTATCGTCCATGCAGGCGCCATCATCGGCTGCGACGGCTTCGGCTTCCTCGAGAACACCGATGGCTCCTATGAGAAGATTCCGCAGGTGGGAATCGTGGAAGTTGGGGATCATGTGGAGATCGGCGCGAATACGACGATCGACCGTGCGGCGGTAGGCAAGACGCTCATCGGAAACGGCGTGAAGCTCGACAACCTCGTTCATATCGCGCACGGTGTGACGGTTGGTGACAATACGGCCATCGCGGCCCAGGCAGGCATTTCCGGCAGTACCAGACTCGGCGAACGGAACCGTATCGCCGGACAGGTTGGAGTCGTCGGTCATATCTCGACGGCAAACGACGTCGTCATCGAGGCCCAGTCGGGCGTTTCGAAATCGATCACGACATCCGGTGCATACTTCGGTTCACCGGCCAAGGAACACAAGACGGCAATACGAATGGAAGCGGCACTCCGGCAGTTGCCGCAGCTTCTGCAGGAATTCCGCGAGCTGCAGCGACGGGTGGAGGAATTGACGAGTGGAGGAACGAACGAGTGA
- a CDS encoding UDP-3-O-[3-hydroxymyristoyl] N-acetylglucosamine deacetylase (catalyzes the zinc dependent deacetylation of UDP-(3-O-acyl)-N-acetylglucosamine to UDP-3-O-(3-hydroxytetradecanoyl)-glucosamine in the second step of lipid A biosynthesis and catalyzes the dehydration of beta-hydroxyacyl-ACP to trans-2-acyl-ACP in fatty acid biosynthesis): MSGVGLHTGNLSSITFRPAAEHTGYRFVRTDLPGSPEVPALVDNVVDIARGTTIAVGEARVHTVEHVLAALVGMGIDNCLIDLSNNEPPVGDGSSLPFVEMIQRVGVQEQHADRDELILEGPVRYQDEARGTEIVALPNDDYRVTVLVDYNNPALGSQHTGLFDLDKEFVSEFAPARTFCFLHEVQMLWKQGLIQGGNLDNAIVIVDKDMSDDDLRALLREMGIEGNAVLGSNGILNNNKLRYHNEPARHKLLDMLGDLALIGARLRAQVLAARPGHASNIEFARKVRRLYEKQQTVKKYQKSPTEGTVFDINTIIKLMPHRYPFLMVDRITEFDPDTNRITGIKNITVNEPCFTGHFPNRPIFPGVLVLEAMAQTGCLLLVTKGIEIEKKLVLFTGINNVKFRRTITPGDQLVMQLTMTRFRMNIVHLVGKAYVGNQLVAEAEFSAAVVDREAI, from the coding sequence ATGTCCGGTGTCGGCCTTCATACCGGTAACCTGTCGTCGATCACCTTCCGTCCGGCAGCGGAGCATACGGGCTATCGCTTCGTAAGGACGGATCTTCCGGGCTCGCCCGAGGTACCGGCCCTGGTCGACAACGTCGTGGACATTGCCAGAGGTACGACCATCGCCGTTGGCGAGGCCCGCGTCCATACCGTCGAACATGTCCTGGCCGCACTCGTCGGCATGGGCATCGACAACTGCCTCATCGACCTGTCGAACAACGAGCCTCCCGTCGGCGACGGCAGCTCGCTGCCCTTCGTGGAGATGATCCAGCGCGTCGGCGTCCAGGAGCAGCATGCTGACCGCGATGAACTGATCCTCGAAGGTCCCGTCCGATATCAGGACGAGGCACGGGGCACGGAGATCGTGGCACTACCGAACGACGACTACCGTGTGACGGTGCTGGTCGATTACAACAACCCCGCTCTCGGCAGCCAGCATACCGGTCTGTTCGATCTGGACAAGGAATTCGTATCGGAGTTCGCTCCTGCCCGCACGTTCTGTTTCCTGCATGAAGTACAGATGCTCTGGAAGCAGGGCCTTATCCAGGGCGGTAACCTCGACAATGCCATCGTCATCGTCGACAAGGACATGTCCGACGACGATCTTCGCGCACTGCTGCGCGAAATGGGTATCGAAGGCAATGCCGTCCTCGGCAGCAACGGCATCCTGAATAACAATAAACTTCGTTATCATAACGAGCCGGCACGGCACAAGCTGCTCGACATGCTCGGCGATCTGGCTCTCATCGGTGCGCGCCTGCGCGCCCAGGTCCTTGCGGCACGTCCGGGTCATGCGAGCAACATCGAGTTCGCACGGAAGGTGCGGAGGCTCTACGAAAAACAGCAGACGGTAAAGAAGTATCAGAAGAGTCCTACCGAAGGTACGGTCTTCGACATCAACACCATCATCAAGCTGATGCCGCACAGGTATCCCTTCCTGATGGTCGATCGTATCACCGAATTCGATCCCGATACGAACCGTATCACCGGTATCAAGAATATCACGGTCAACGAACCCTGCTTCACCGGACATTTCCCGAACAGACCGATCTTCCCCGGAGTACTCGTCCTCGAAGCAATGGCACAGACGGGATGTCTGCTACTGGTGACGAAGGGTATCGAGATCGAGAAGAAACTCGTTCTCTTCACGGGCATCAACAACGTGAAGTTCAGACGAACCATCACTCCCGGAGATCAACTCGTGATGCAGCTCACGATGACCCGCTTCCGCATGAACATCGTTCATCTCGTCGGTAAAGCCTACGTCGGCAATCAGCTCGTTGCCGAAGCAGAATTCTCGGCAGCAGTCGTGGATCGGGAGGCGATATGA
- a CDS encoding acyl-[acyl-carrier-protein]--UDP-N-acetylglucosamine O-acyltransferase, whose amino-acid sequence MSVVDTQIHPSAIVSPKARLGVGVKIGPFSVVNDDVEIGDRTELISHVVLADGARIGADVRIYPGAVIGAEPQDLKFKGEPTLAIVGDRTVIRECVTVNRGTAISGRSTVGSDVLLMAYSHVAHECVVGDHAILVNGVQLGGHVEVGEWAIVGGLTGVHQFCRIGAHCMIGACVKVAKDVPPYTLAGRQPLVVEGLNTVGLRRRGFTAETIADIEEFYRLLLHAGYNTSDGIKAYVEAHPVINPDVQKCIDFIHSSKRGITRN is encoded by the coding sequence ATGAGCGTCGTCGATACGCAGATCCATCCATCCGCGATCGTATCGCCGAAGGCACGCCTCGGTGTCGGTGTGAAGATCGGACCCTTCAGTGTCGTCAACGATGACGTCGAAATCGGCGATCGTACGGAACTGATCTCCCATGTCGTTCTCGCCGATGGCGCACGTATCGGTGCCGATGTCCGTATCTACCCTGGTGCCGTGATCGGCGCCGAACCGCAGGATCTCAAGTTCAAGGGGGAGCCTACGCTCGCCATCGTCGGCGACCGCACCGTCATCCGCGAATGCGTTACCGTCAACCGCGGTACGGCCATCAGCGGACGCTCGACGGTGGGATCGGACGTTCTTCTGATGGCTTATTCCCACGTAGCGCATGAATGCGTCGTCGGCGATCACGCCATCCTCGTCAACGGTGTCCAGCTCGGCGGACACGTCGAAGTGGGCGAGTGGGCCATCGTCGGTGGCCTGACGGGTGTCCATCAATTCTGCCGTATCGGCGCTCACTGTATGATCGGCGCATGTGTGAAGGTGGCCAAGGACGTGCCCCCCTATACGCTCGCAGGCAGACAGCCACTCGTCGTGGAAGGGCTCAACACCGTCGGCCTTCGCCGTCGTGGGTTCACTGCGGAGACGATCGCCGATATCGAGGAATTCTATCGTCTTCTGTTGCATGCCGGTTACAATACGTCGGATGGAATCAAGGCATACGTAGAGGCACATCCCGTCATCAATCCGGACGTACAGAAGTGCATCGACTTCATTCACTCGTCGAAGCGCGGCATTACGCGCAACTGA